From the Euphorbia lathyris chromosome 6, ddEupLath1.1, whole genome shotgun sequence genome, one window contains:
- the LOC136232285 gene encoding cysteine-rich receptor-like protein kinase 10 — MNPFDLSAKLSLFLSLTIVAAAQTYLYHICPNTTTFPINSTYQNNIDSVLTSLSTNTYLQDGFSRDSTGNPPDEVYGLSLCTAGLSSDICNTCVSKATTDTVQRCPVEKTAIVWYDECLLQYSSQNIFSTMMDSPTVYLVNTQNITDQERFNELLAKTMNETITEASTNQKGAQKFAVKEVNFTAFETIFTFSQCTPDLSAVDCNRCLQTAISQLPMCCAGLQGGRILMPSCSVRYEIYPFYNVTGYQREVYPYYNTTVIGEFPTSAPPPPPSATPPPLSTTIPEEGKGNKTTRVKVIASVSASIIGVLLVTFTIYTLWKRKFGSNGTEQILHTSQEVRLLNLRRQLGDNHSGQDIHNEMALNSKDCPAFSFVTIYEATKHFSYDSKLGKGGFGSVYKGTLPDGKEIAVKRLSRTSGQGLQEFMTEVTLIARLQHRNLVRLLGCCLEKTEKLLIYEYMPNKSLDVFLFDSNMGILLDWKKRFNIINGVARGLLYLHEDSRLRVIHRDLKASNVLLDYEMNPKISDFGMARIFGGNDINNTNRVVGTYGYMSPEYAMEGLFSVKSDVFSFGVLVLEIISGKRNNRFYVSKEGESLLTFAWKLWSEGQGLELVDTSLVQSSVAAEVLKCIHIGLLCVQDDPIERPTMSSVVVMLGSDISLPVPKHCAFSVGQFVAKSATSVVVKDCSVNEVSLSNVSPR, encoded by the exons ATGAACCCTTTCGATCTTTCTGCTAAACTGTCACTGTTCCTTAGCCTCACAATTGTCGCAGCTGCACAGACTTATCTCTATCACATCTGCCCCAACACAACCACTTTCCCCATAAATAGCACCTACCAAAACAATATTGATTCAGTTCTAACTTCCCTTTCCACGAATACATACCTTCAGGATGGGTTCTCTCGTGACTCTACCGGGAATCCCCCTGATGAAGTCTACGGTCTCTCTCTGTGTACTGCTGGACTTAGTTCCGACATCTGCAACACTTGTGTCAGCAAAGCGACCACAGACACTGTCCAACGTTGCCCTGTTGAAAAAACTGCAATAGTATGGTATGACGAGTGCTTACTGCAATATTCCAGCCAAAATATCTTTTCCACCATGATGGATTCTCCTACTGTATATTTGGTAAATACACAGAATATCACAGACCAAGAACGTTTTAACGAGCTATTGGCGAAAACAATGAATGAAACAATAACTGAGGCCTCAACTAATCAAAAAGGAGCTCAAAAGTTTGCAGTAAAGGAAGTAAATTTTACTGCATTTGAAACGATATTCACCTTTTCCCAATGTACGCCAGACTTATCTGCGGTTGATTGTAATCGGTGTCTTCAGACGGCTATCTCACAATTGCCAATGTGTTGTGCTGGATTGCAAGGTGGAAGGATTTTGATGCCAAGTTGTAGTGTTCGTTATGAAATCTATCCTTTTTACAACGTGACAGGGTATCAGCGTGAGGTCTATCCTTATTATAATACAACTGTGATTGGGGAATTCCCAACTTCCGCTCCTCCGCCTCCTCCTTCTGCTACTCCGCCTCCACTTTCAACAACAATACCAGAAG AAGGGAAAGGGAACAAAACTACTCGGGTTAAAGTCATTGCAAGCGTTTCTGCATCAATCATAGGGGTATTGTTGGTCACTTTCACCATTTATACCTTGTGGAAAAGGAAATTCGGGAGCAATGGTACGGAACAAATTCTTCACACTAGTCAAGAGGTTCGATTACTCAACTTGAGAAGACAACTTGGAGATAACCATTCAGGTCAAGATATTCATAATGAGATGGCATTGAACTCCAAGGATTGTCCTGCATTCTCATTTGTTACTATATATGAAGCCACAAAGCATTTTTCCTATGATTCTAAACTGGGAAAAGGCGGGTTTGGCTCTGTATACAAG GGTACACTGCCAGATGGCAAAGAAATTGCAGTTAAAAGGCTCTCAAGAACTTCTGGTCAAGGCTTACAAGAATTTATGACTGAAGTAACTTTAATAGCCAGACTACAACATAGGAATCTTGTGAGGCTCCTGGGCTGTTGCCTAGAAAAAACTGAAAAGTTGCTCATATATGAGTACATGCCTAACAAAAGCCTCGATGTCTTTCTTTTCG ATTCAAACATGGGTATTCTTCTTGATTGGAAAAAACGCTTCAACATCATCAATGGGGTTGCTAGGGGTCTCCTATATCTACATGAAGATTCTCGACTTAGAGTTATCCATCGTGATCTAAAAGCCAGTAATGTTTTGCTTGATTATGAGATGAACCCCAAGATATCAGATTTTGGAATGGCAAGGATTTTTGGAGGTAATGACATCAACAACACGAATAGAGTAGTCGGAACATA TGGTTACATGTCCCCAGAGTATGCTATGGAAGGACTGTTTTCTGTGAAATCAGATGTTTTCAGTTTTGGAGTTCTCGTCCTAGAAATAATTAGTGGGAAACGAAACAACCGGTTTTATGTCTCAAAAGAGGGTGAAAGTCTCCTCACCTTC GCATGGAAGCTATGGTCTGAAGGTCAAGGACTGGAATTAGTGGACACATCACTTGTGCAGTCGAGCGTCGCAGCAGAGGTGCTGAAGTGCATTCATATTGGACTGCTGTGCGTGCAAGATGACCCAATAGAGAGACCTACTATGTCATCTGTTGTTGTTATGTTGGGAAGTGACATTTCACTTCCTGTGCCCAAACATTGTGCTTTTTCTGTTGGACAATTTGTCGCAAAATCAGCTACATCAGTAGTTGTTAAAGATTGTTCTGTTAATGAAGTAAGTCTTTCAAATGTATCACCTCGCTAA